In the genome of Rhodospirillales bacterium RIFCSPLOWO2_02_FULL_58_16, the window CAAGTCAAAAGCCAAAATCGCGGATTCCGTAATGGCGCGGATGTATAAAGTTATTCATTCTCCGGTAGTTACCGAGAAAGCGACGCTGCTTTCGCAGTTCAATCAGGTGACGTTTCGCGTGCCGCTTGACGCCTGCAAGCCGGAGATCAAAGCGGCGGTCGAGGCCTTGTTCAAGGTCAAGGTCAACGCCGTGAACAC includes:
- a CDS encoding 50S ribosomal protein L23 gives rise to the protein MSKSKAKIADSVMARMYKVIHSPVVTEKATLLSQFNQVTFRVPLDACKPEIKAAVEALFKVKVNAVNTLRQKGKLKRFKGRLGKRSDFKKAVVTLAEGQSIDITTGI